One Erythrobacter sp. SDW2 genomic region harbors:
- a CDS encoding hydantoinase B/oxoprolinase family protein → MESLGPWRFAIDRGGTFTDVVAVTPRGRLVTDKLLSENPGRYDDAASEAVRRLMAAHGAGPIAELRIGTTVATNALLERKGERLALAITQGFGDALRIGTQARPEIFARHIILPEQLPEKVVEIAERVAVDGEVLLPLDEDAARAQFAALKSDGFDAVAIVLIHGWHHSAHEAKLGAIARELGFAQVSVSHEVAPLIRLIPRGDTTVVDGYLSPVLGRYVAGLQANLPPHERLFFMQSNGGLAHAGSFRGKDAILSGPAGGVVGMVAASAPLGFNKLIGFDMGGTSTDVAHYAGEYELTGDSIVAGVRVAAPMMQIHTVAAGGGSICRFDGTRFRVGPESAGADPGPACYRKGGPLTVTDCNLFLGRIDPALFPAVFGPGGDERLDPAASRARLEAVADSLPNTMTLEQIAEGFLAIAVDNMANAIRKISVARGHDVTRYALACFGGAGGQHACRVADALGMSTVLVHPLAGMLSAYGIGIAPVKAIREQSVVQPLGADYSAVLEALEAQVHAAMAEHGLDAAQVDLARRARLRLAGSDSTLTLDLDDDTALAEQFRAEHRRRFGYSDAEGQIIVEALSVEASGLPGAFDADALVLDEGSVAASGEWPVFQRGQIGEPVPGPALVVDPGSTTVIEPGWSASRARDNSLVLIRTTPLERAHADGTAVDPVRLEIFNNLFMAIAEEMGVVLQSTATSVNIKERLDFSCALFDAGGALIANAPHIPVHLGSMADSIRRILEARGDGADGRGIRRGDAYVLNDPYRGGTHLPDITVIVPVFYSDVREAPDAFVAARGHHADIGGIAPGSMPPESATIEEEGVLLDNLLMVDEGTFREAEIRSALASGPWPTRKPDRNLSDLRAQVAACTRGAELLTGAARDNGGDVIAAYMRHVLANAEESVRRLLDRLEDGEFTCAMDNGAQVTVGIRIDRGSRSAVFDFTGTSAQQPNNFNAPRSIARAASLYVLRTLIDDAIPMNDGCLRPVELVVPEGSMLNPAPPAAVVAGNVETSQVITDALFAATGKLAPSQGTMNNFTFGNAAHQYYETICGGSGAGPDHDGTSAVQTHMTNSRLTDPEILETRLPVRLDKFAIRRGSGGEGRHCGGDGVERRITFLEPMRANILANRRAIAPSGLAGGGDALPGRNWVERVDGTIEELSATASAQMQPGDAFVVLTPGGGGFGIPPQNGEGDHSKNGGGADNA, encoded by the coding sequence ATGGAGAGCTTGGGGCCTTGGCGTTTCGCGATTGATCGCGGGGGGACCTTTACCGACGTCGTAGCGGTAACCCCGCGCGGGCGGCTGGTAACGGACAAGCTGCTGTCGGAGAACCCCGGCCGGTACGATGACGCCGCCAGCGAAGCCGTCCGCCGCTTGATGGCGGCCCATGGCGCAGGGCCGATTGCGGAGCTGCGCATCGGGACCACGGTCGCCACCAATGCCCTGCTCGAACGCAAGGGCGAGCGGCTGGCGCTGGCGATCACGCAGGGCTTCGGCGATGCGCTGCGGATCGGGACTCAGGCGCGGCCCGAAATCTTCGCCCGGCATATCATCCTGCCCGAGCAACTGCCCGAAAAAGTGGTCGAAATCGCCGAGCGCGTGGCGGTCGATGGCGAAGTGCTGTTGCCGCTCGACGAAGATGCGGCGCGGGCGCAATTCGCGGCGCTGAAGAGCGATGGCTTCGATGCCGTTGCCATCGTTCTGATTCATGGCTGGCACCATTCCGCGCATGAGGCGAAATTGGGGGCCATAGCGCGTGAGTTGGGCTTCGCGCAGGTCAGCGTCAGCCATGAAGTCGCGCCGCTGATACGTCTGATCCCGCGCGGTGATACCACGGTAGTCGACGGCTATCTTTCGCCGGTGCTGGGTCGCTATGTTGCCGGACTGCAAGCGAACCTGCCGCCGCATGAGCGGCTGTTCTTCATGCAGTCCAACGGTGGGCTGGCCCATGCCGGATCGTTCCGTGGCAAGGATGCGATCCTGTCGGGTCCGGCGGGCGGGGTGGTCGGCATGGTGGCGGCGAGTGCGCCGCTCGGTTTCAACAAGCTGATCGGCTTCGACATGGGCGGGACCAGCACCGATGTCGCACATTATGCCGGCGAATACGAGCTGACCGGTGACAGCATTGTCGCAGGAGTCCGCGTCGCCGCGCCGATGATGCAAATCCACACCGTGGCGGCGGGCGGCGGTTCGATCTGCCGCTTCGACGGCACCCGCTTCCGCGTCGGGCCGGAGAGCGCCGGGGCCGATCCGGGGCCGGCCTGCTATCGCAAGGGTGGGCCGCTGACGGTGACGGACTGCAATCTGTTCCTGGGGCGGATCGACCCGGCGCTGTTCCCGGCGGTGTTCGGGCCCGGCGGTGACGAGCGGCTCGATCCGGCGGCATCGCGGGCAAGGCTCGAAGCGGTCGCAGACTCGCTGCCCAACACCATGACTCTGGAACAGATTGCCGAAGGCTTCCTCGCCATCGCGGTCGACAACATGGCCAACGCCATCCGCAAGATCAGCGTCGCGCGCGGGCATGACGTGACGCGATATGCACTGGCCTGCTTTGGCGGGGCTGGGGGGCAGCACGCTTGCCGCGTCGCCGATGCGCTGGGGATGTCGACCGTGCTGGTGCACCCGCTGGCGGGCATGCTCAGTGCCTATGGCATCGGCATCGCCCCGGTGAAGGCGATCCGCGAACAGAGCGTGGTGCAGCCTTTGGGAGCGGACTACTCTGCAGTGCTCGAAGCGCTGGAGGCGCAGGTCCATGCCGCCATGGCGGAACACGGGCTTGACGCCGCGCAGGTCGATCTCGCCCGCCGCGCCCGGTTGCGGCTTGCCGGCAGTGACAGCACGCTGACGCTCGACCTCGATGACGATACCGCGCTTGCGGAGCAGTTCCGCGCCGAGCACCGCCGCCGCTTCGGCTATTCCGATGCCGAGGGGCAGATCATCGTCGAGGCCCTGAGTGTCGAGGCAAGCGGCTTGCCGGGCGCGTTCGATGCCGATGCGCTGGTGCTGGACGAAGGGAGTGTCGCGGCTTCGGGCGAGTGGCCGGTGTTCCAGCGCGGCCAGATCGGCGAGCCGGTCCCTGGACCCGCTCTGGTAGTCGATCCCGGTTCCACCACCGTCATCGAACCGGGCTGGTCGGCGTCACGTGCAAGGGACAACAGCCTGGTTCTCATTCGCACCACGCCGCTCGAGCGTGCCCATGCCGATGGCACGGCGGTCGATCCCGTCCGGCTTGAGATCTTCAACAATCTGTTCATGGCGATTGCCGAAGAGATGGGCGTGGTGCTGCAATCGACAGCCACGTCGGTGAACATCAAGGAGCGGCTCGATTTCTCCTGCGCGCTGTTCGATGCCGGGGGCGCGCTGATCGCCAATGCGCCGCATATCCCGGTGCACCTCGGCAGCATGGCCGACAGTATCCGGCGTATCCTGGAGGCACGAGGCGATGGAGCGGACGGGCGCGGGATCCGGCGCGGCGATGCTTATGTCCTCAATGATCCCTATCGCGGCGGGACGCATTTGCCCGATATTACCGTGATCGTGCCGGTGTTCTATTCTGACGTACGCGAAGCGCCCGACGCCTTCGTCGCGGCCCGCGGGCACCATGCCGATATCGGCGGGATCGCTCCAGGCTCGATGCCGCCCGAAAGCGCGACCATCGAGGAGGAGGGCGTGCTGCTCGACAATCTGCTGATGGTCGATGAAGGCACTTTCCGCGAGGCTGAAATCCGCTCCGCACTGGCGTCAGGCCCATGGCCCACGCGCAAGCCCGACCGCAACCTGTCCGACCTGCGGGCGCAAGTCGCGGCCTGCACGCGCGGTGCGGAACTCCTGACCGGGGCCGCGCGCGACAATGGCGGGGACGTTATCGCCGCCTACATGCGCCACGTCCTTGCCAATGCCGAGGAGAGCGTACGCCGACTGCTTGACCGGCTCGAGGACGGGGAGTTCACCTGCGCGATGGACAATGGCGCGCAGGTGACGGTCGGCATCCGCATCGACCGCGGGAGCCGCTCCGCCGTGTTCGACTTCACCGGCACCAGCGCGCAGCAACCCAACAATTTCAACGCCCCGCGCTCCATCGCCCGCGCGGCCTCGCTCTACGTGCTGCGTACGCTGATCGACGATGCGATCCCGATGAACGACGGCTGCCTGCGCCCGGTCGAACTGGTGGTGCCTGAGGGCTCGATGCTTAATCCGGCGCCGCCTGCGGCGGTCGTGGCGGGCAATGTCGAGACCAGCCAGGTCATCACCGATGCGCTGTTCGCCGCCACCGGCAAGCTCGCGCCGAGCCAGGGGACGATGAACAACTTTACCTTCGGAAATGCGGCGCACCAGTATTACGAGACGATTTGCGGCGGCTCTGGCGCGGGGCCGGACCATGACGGGACCAGCGCGGTGCAGACGCATATGACCAACAGCCGCCTGACCGATCCCGAGATATTGGAGACTCGCCTGCCGGTTCGGCTCGACAAGTTCGCCATAAGGCGCGGGTCGGGCGGCGAGGGCAGGCATTGCGGCGGCGACGGGGTCGAGCGGCGGATCACCTTCCTTGAACCGATGCGCGCCAACATTCTCGCCAACCGCCGCGCCATCGCGCCGAGCGGGCTGGCAGGCGGCGGCGACGCGCTGCCGGGCCGCAACTGGGTCGAGCGGGTCGATGGCACTATCGAGGAATTGAGTGCCACCGCCTCGGCGCAGATGCAGCCGGGCGACGCGTTCGTGGTCCTGACGCCGGGTGGCGGCGGATTTGGAATTCCTCCCCAGAATGGGGAGGGGGACCATTCGAAGAACGGTGGAGGGGCGGATAATGCGTGA
- a CDS encoding DUF969 domain-containing protein, whose protein sequence is MNYWPLAGIAIVVVGFALRFNPLLVVVSAAVATGLLAGLDIVAVVEALGKAFNDNRYISVTWIILPVIGLLERYGLQQRARAVIETMRGATMGRLLVAYLAFRQITAAIGMKDIGGHPQAVRPLVAPMAEAAAEKTHGTLPEDERQKVLAMAAATDNVGLFFGEDIFFAIASILLIQGVFESAGYPLTPLQLSVWAIPTAICAFLIHGWRITAMDRRLGRIPPLTGEGDHAKHGGGAADLARPLHPSLRERSPSPKGEE, encoded by the coding sequence ATGAACTACTGGCCGCTGGCGGGGATCGCCATTGTCGTGGTCGGCTTTGCCTTGCGGTTCAATCCGCTGCTGGTGGTGGTCAGCGCCGCTGTGGCGACCGGCCTGCTCGCCGGTCTCGATATCGTCGCGGTGGTCGAAGCGCTGGGCAAGGCGTTCAACGACAACCGCTACATCTCCGTCACCTGGATCATCCTGCCGGTGATCGGGCTGCTGGAGCGATACGGCTTGCAGCAACGTGCACGGGCGGTGATCGAGACCATGCGCGGGGCGACCATGGGGCGGCTGCTGGTGGCCTATCTGGCCTTTCGCCAGATTACGGCTGCCATCGGCATGAAGGATATCGGCGGTCACCCGCAGGCGGTCCGCCCGCTGGTCGCGCCAATGGCCGAAGCCGCGGCGGAAAAGACCCACGGCACGCTGCCCGAGGACGAGCGCCAGAAAGTGCTCGCCATGGCCGCGGCGACCGACAATGTCGGGCTGTTCTTCGGCGAGGATATCTTCTTCGCCATAGCCTCGATCCTGCTGATCCAGGGCGTGTTCGAAAGCGCGGGCTATCCGCTCACCCCGCTGCAGCTGTCGGTCTGGGCTATCCCGACCGCGATCTGTGCCTTCCTGATCCACGGCTGGCGCATCACCGCGATGGACCGCCGATTGGGGAGAATTCCTCCCCTGACCGGGGAGGGGGACCATGCAAAGCATGGTGGAGGGGCGGCAGATCTCGCAAGGCCTCTCCACCCCTCGCTGCGCGAGCGGTCCCCCTCTCCCAAGGGAGAGGAATGA
- a CDS encoding DUF979 domain-containing protein: protein MITYEWLYILAGMFFAAWSLLSLRDKRWGNAAFWGVLAASFFLGSHIGDFANGVLVLALVGIAGFGGLRRSDPQTTTAEERFNFSALLGNRLFLPALIVPITAVAGTLLYNYTPLKETGLFEERRETLLLFAVGVLLALAYACAWLRPPALAPMQEGRRLLDSIGWAAILPQMLAALGAVFALAGVGDVIGALAGNIIPQGNVLVAVVVYALGMALFTIIMGNAFAAFPVMAAAIGIPLLVEGYGGNPAVIGAVGMLAGFCGTLMTPMAANFNIVPAALLELKDQNGVIRQQIGTAVPLWVCNVAIIYVGAFLLWN from the coding sequence ATGATCACCTACGAATGGCTCTATATCCTCGCCGGGATGTTCTTCGCTGCTTGGTCACTGCTGAGCCTGCGGGACAAACGCTGGGGCAACGCCGCCTTCTGGGGCGTGCTGGCGGCGAGTTTTTTCCTCGGCAGCCATATCGGTGATTTCGCCAATGGGGTGCTGGTGCTTGCCTTGGTCGGCATTGCCGGGTTCGGTGGGCTGAGGCGGAGCGATCCGCAGACGACGACGGCGGAGGAGCGCTTCAACTTCTCGGCGTTGCTCGGTAACAGGCTGTTCCTGCCCGCGCTGATCGTGCCAATCACGGCGGTCGCGGGCACGCTGCTCTATAACTACACTCCGCTCAAGGAAACGGGTCTGTTCGAGGAGCGGCGTGAAACGCTGCTGCTCTTCGCCGTCGGCGTGCTGCTGGCCCTGGCCTATGCCTGTGCATGGCTCAGGCCGCCCGCGCTCGCGCCGATGCAGGAAGGACGGCGGCTGCTCGATTCCATCGGCTGGGCCGCGATCCTGCCGCAGATGCTGGCGGCGCTCGGCGCGGTCTTTGCATTGGCCGGCGTCGGTGACGTGATCGGCGCGCTGGCAGGGAACATCATCCCGCAAGGCAATGTGCTGGTGGCGGTGGTGGTTTATGCGCTGGGCATGGCGCTCTTCACCATCATCATGGGCAACGCCTTTGCCGCGTTCCCGGTGATGGCGGCCGCGATCGGCATCCCGCTGCTGGTCGAGGGCTATGGCGGCAACCCGGCGGTGATCGGGGCAGTGGGCATGCTGGCGGGTTTCTGCGGCACGCTGATGACCCCGATGGCGGCGAACTTCAACATCGTCCCCGCCGCCTTGCTGGAGCTCAAGGATCAGAACGGGGTGATCCGCCAGCAGATCGGTACCGCAGTGCCGTTGTGGGTCTGCAACGTCGCGATCATCTATGTCGGGGCGTTCCTGCTGTGGAATTGA
- a CDS encoding DUF2891 domain-containing protein gives MELTEEIAGNFARIALGHVARPYPYKDDHVFESEQDVRAPRAAHPVFFGSFDWHSCVHGWWTLLTLRRLFPDMPEAAQIEQLAEATFTEEKLAVELAYLDRPTSRGFERPYGWGWLLYLQLEAERHGDRQWGERLAPLAQAFAARLGDYLRVLTYPITVGTHFNTAFALTLARAWAEAHDARLLATIDHWALTAFAGRSDYRGWEPGGDEFLSPVLSVAMLMGRVMPQLQFAPWFEALVLANSWVERECRPVTVSDRSDGKIAHLDGLNLSRAWCLRGAAHALGEHPALPLIEARATEHLDAAMPHVAGDYMGEHWLASFALLALLSALPGDTVAE, from the coding sequence GTGGAATTGACGGAAGAGATCGCAGGCAACTTCGCCCGGATCGCGCTGGGGCATGTCGCGCGGCCGTACCCGTACAAGGATGACCACGTCTTCGAGAGCGAGCAGGATGTCCGCGCCCCGCGCGCAGCACATCCGGTATTCTTCGGCAGCTTCGACTGGCACAGCTGCGTCCACGGCTGGTGGACCCTGCTGACGCTACGGCGGCTCTTTCCGGATATGCCCGAAGCGGCACAGATCGAGCAGCTGGCAGAGGCGACCTTCACGGAAGAGAAGCTGGCAGTCGAACTGGCCTATCTCGACCGGCCGACCTCGCGCGGGTTCGAGCGGCCCTATGGCTGGGGCTGGCTGCTCTATCTCCAACTCGAAGCAGAACGGCACGGCGACCGGCAATGGGGCGAGCGGCTGGCTCCGCTGGCGCAAGCCTTCGCCGCACGGCTCGGCGATTATCTGCGCGTGCTGACCTATCCGATCACCGTCGGCACGCACTTCAACACCGCCTTCGCGCTGACATTGGCGCGGGCGTGGGCCGAAGCGCATGATGCCCGGCTGCTCGCCACCATCGACCATTGGGCGCTCACCGCCTTTGCGGGCCGCAGCGACTATCGCGGGTGGGAGCCGGGCGGTGATGAGTTCCTCTCGCCCGTCCTCAGCGTGGCGATGCTGATGGGCCGGGTCATGCCGCAGCTGCAATTCGCGCCGTGGTTCGAAGCGCTGGTGCTCGCCAATAGCTGGGTCGAGCGTGAGTGCCGCCCGGTCACCGTGTCCGATCGCAGCGACGGCAAGATTGCCCATCTCGACGGGCTCAACCTCAGCCGCGCCTGGTGCCTGCGCGGCGCTGCCCATGCGCTGGGCGAACATCCGGCCCTGCCGCTGATCGAAGCGCGCGCCACCGAGCATCTCGACGCCGCCATGCCGCATGTGGCGGGTGACTATATGGGCGAACACTGGCTCGCCAGCTTCGCACTTCTGGCCTTGCTGTCCGCGCTGCCGGGTGACACAGTTGCCGAATAA
- a CDS encoding acyl-CoA dehydrogenase family protein encodes MNIDFAPELEAFRAEVAEFFATAPTPAIREAGRKTTSVFAPFDQCMEWHRILYRKGWAAPHWPVEYGGTGWSVEQRFIFAEEYRKADLPPLLPQGLGMVGPLLIDLGTQEQRDRYLPGILKGEDFWAQGYSEPNAGSDLASLSCRAERDGDDYIINGSKIWTTYAHHANRMFMLVRTSNEGKKQQGITFLLLDRSDYPGMEIRPIIGLDGFPEQCEVFFTDCRVPQSGRVGEENDGWSVAKHLLKHERGGGSAASPTLMRYLERARQAAAETPSPFGGTMAEDPVFQRDLGELEADVASMAHFEKLAISGHEIARDPAFPSMNKTMNSELVQRASVLMTRVSGLDGMARQLEALRVGSNIAPLGSEIDLISMPLYLNSRATTIYAGANEVQRDLISRTVVGG; translated from the coding sequence ATGAACATCGATTTCGCGCCCGAGCTGGAGGCCTTCCGCGCCGAAGTGGCGGAATTCTTCGCCACCGCGCCGACGCCCGCCATCCGCGAGGCCGGGCGCAAGACTACCAGTGTCTTCGCGCCGTTCGACCAGTGCATGGAATGGCACCGGATTCTCTATCGCAAGGGCTGGGCCGCGCCGCACTGGCCGGTCGAATATGGCGGTACCGGCTGGAGCGTGGAGCAGCGTTTCATCTTCGCCGAGGAATATCGCAAGGCCGACCTGCCGCCGCTGCTGCCGCAGGGCCTCGGCATGGTCGGGCCGTTGCTGATCGATCTCGGCACGCAGGAACAGCGTGATCGCTACCTGCCCGGTATCCTCAAGGGCGAGGATTTCTGGGCGCAGGGTTACTCCGAACCCAATGCCGGGTCGGACCTCGCGTCGCTCAGCTGCCGGGCCGAGCGCGACGGGGACGACTACATCATCAACGGCTCCAAGATCTGGACCACTTATGCCCACCACGCCAATCGCATGTTCATGCTGGTGCGCACCAGCAACGAGGGCAAGAAGCAGCAAGGCATCACTTTCCTGCTGCTCGACCGGTCCGACTATCCGGGCATGGAAATTCGCCCGATTATCGGCCTCGACGGTTTCCCGGAGCAGTGCGAGGTGTTCTTCACCGACTGCCGCGTGCCGCAATCGGGCCGGGTCGGCGAGGAGAACGACGGCTGGAGCGTCGCCAAGCACCTGCTCAAGCACGAGCGCGGCGGCGGTTCGGCGGCGAGCCCGACGCTGATGCGCTATCTCGAACGGGCGCGGCAGGCGGCAGCGGAAACGCCATCGCCGTTCGGCGGGACTATGGCCGAGGACCCGGTGTTCCAGCGCGACTTGGGCGAGCTTGAGGCGGACGTTGCCTCGATGGCGCATTTCGAGAAGCTGGCGATCAGCGGCCATGAGATCGCCCGCGACCCGGCGTTCCCGTCGATGAACAAGACGATGAATTCGGAGCTGGTCCAGCGTGCTTCGGTGCTGATGACAAGAGTCTCAGGGCTCGACGGGATGGCGCGGCAGCTTGAAGCGCTGCGGGTCGGCTCGAATATCGCGCCGCTAGGAAGCGAAATCGACCTGATCTCCATGCCGCTTTACCTCAACAGCCGCGCGACGACGATCTACGCGGGCGCAAACGAGGTCCAGCGCGACCTGATCTCGCGCACCGTGGTTGGGGGCTGA
- a CDS encoding acyl-CoA dehydrogenase family protein, with amino-acid sequence MDFGFTDEQQMLRDGVARYLEKEYHFDARQKIVRGEAPWSAEAWAQYAEFGLLALPISEDAGGLGGSISDCVAVAELFGKHLVVEPYLGSVMLAGAALAVGNSGNEWLDRIMAGEAVAAFAFEEGKGTPSLDHVTMVATAQGDGFAITGEKRLVLAGKQADVLVVAARKGEGGPVGLFFVQSDGVEAQDFTTIDGYSAAHLAFENAAATLLTEDRAMIDRIMTHAIIVQCAEAVGAMEALLAITADYAMTRKQFGTPIAAFQVVAHRLADMKIACTKARATLLYTTALAEAGQVGPRELATLKGQTGKLGRMVGEAAIQTHGGVGMTDELSVSHYHKRLLALDARFGSHEYHLRTLGAR; translated from the coding sequence ATGGATTTCGGCTTTACCGACGAACAGCAGATGCTCCGCGATGGTGTCGCCCGCTATCTGGAGAAGGAATACCACTTCGACGCCCGGCAGAAAATCGTGCGCGGTGAAGCGCCATGGTCGGCCGAGGCCTGGGCGCAGTATGCCGAATTCGGCCTGCTGGCATTGCCCATTTCCGAGGACGCAGGCGGGCTTGGCGGTTCGATCAGCGACTGCGTGGCGGTGGCCGAACTGTTCGGCAAGCATCTGGTGGTCGAACCTTATCTCGGCAGCGTGATGCTGGCAGGCGCGGCGCTGGCGGTGGGCAACTCCGGTAACGAATGGCTCGACAGGATCATGGCGGGCGAGGCTGTTGCGGCTTTTGCGTTCGAGGAGGGCAAGGGCACGCCTTCGCTGGATCACGTCACCATGGTCGCGACAGCACAAGGCGATGGTTTCGCCATAACGGGCGAGAAGCGGTTGGTGCTGGCAGGCAAGCAGGCTGACGTTCTGGTTGTTGCCGCACGCAAGGGCGAAGGTGGGCCGGTTGGTCTGTTTTTCGTGCAATCGGATGGCGTCGAGGCGCAGGACTTCACCACCATTGACGGGTACAGTGCGGCGCACCTCGCCTTCGAGAACGCCGCTGCCACCCTGCTGACCGAAGACCGCGCCATGATCGACCGCATCATGACCCACGCGATCATCGTCCAATGCGCCGAAGCGGTCGGGGCGATGGAGGCGCTGCTGGCGATCACCGCCGACTATGCCATGACCCGCAAGCAGTTCGGCACGCCTATTGCCGCGTTCCAGGTCGTGGCGCATCGCCTCGCCGACATGAAGATCGCCTGCACCAAGGCGCGCGCGACGCTGCTCTACACCACGGCGCTGGCGGAGGCAGGGCAGGTCGGACCGCGCGAACTGGCGACACTCAAGGGTCAGACCGGCAAGCTTGGCCGCATGGTCGGTGAGGCGGCGATCCAGACCCATGGCGGGGTCGGCATGACCGACGAACTCAGCGTCAGCCATTATCACAAGCGGCTGCTGGCGCTCGATGCCCGGTTCGGCAGCCACGAATACCACCTGCGCACGCTGGGGGCGCGCTGA
- a CDS encoding molybdenum cofactor guanylyltransferase encodes MRLLGAILAGGQSRRFGSDKALALVDGERLIDRVATALAEQCEAVVVCGREEADFACLDDMPEQGLGPLGGLNAALHHALTAGYDAVLSSGCDVPNLPADLAQQLAGDGAAHASEQPVVGLWPVALAPQCNAFLQSGGRSLYGFGEHVGARLVAVSPPLRNVNAPEDLGLPEIQ; translated from the coding sequence GTGCGGCTGCTCGGCGCGATCCTCGCCGGCGGGCAGTCGCGGCGGTTCGGCAGCGACAAGGCGCTGGCGCTGGTGGATGGCGAGCGGTTGATCGACCGGGTGGCGACGGCGCTGGCTGAGCAATGCGAAGCAGTCGTCGTCTGCGGTCGCGAGGAAGCAGACTTTGCTTGTCTTGACGACATGCCGGAGCAGGGACTTGGTCCGCTCGGCGGCCTGAACGCGGCGCTGCACCACGCCCTTACGGCCGGTTACGACGCGGTGCTCAGCAGCGGTTGCGATGTCCCCAACCTCCCTGCGGACCTGGCGCAGCAATTGGCCGGAGACGGCGCAGCCCATGCTTCCGAGCAGCCCGTCGTCGGGCTCTGGCCGGTCGCGCTGGCCCCGCAGTGCAACGCGTTCCTGCAATCGGGCGGACGCTCGCTCTACGGCTTCGGCGAGCATGTCGGGGCGCGGCTGGTGGCGGTCAGCCCGCCCTTGCGCAACGTCAATGCACCTGAGGATCTCGGTCTGCCGGAGATTCAGTAG
- a CDS encoding aldehyde dehydrogenase family protein has translation MAKDYTNLIDGELITNGQWMDVVNPANEEVIGRVPACGKDELDRAVAAARRAFKTWSKTSPEERQKVAQGIAAAIKDNADELFRLLTAEQGKPHAQAQGEIYGAAGLAAAQSTLRLEEVINQDDDERLSRTRRVPVGVVGGIVPWNFPVMMAIQKIVPALISGCTIVLKPSPFTPLTTLRIAELIKGVVPAGTVNIITGEDSLGPLITQHPDIDKITFTGSTATGKKIMEGASADLKRITLELGGNDASIVLPDADVQKVAEQLFWSSFTNAGQICVAAKRIYIHEDIYDELSAAIAEYAKTVKVGDGSEQGTGVGPIQNKKQYDRVLELIQDAKDNGYKFLVGGEVDPSGSGYYVPITILDNPPEDARIVAEEQFGPVMPLMKFSTEEEVIARANNSEYGLAGAVWTGNPDKGVEIAEQLETGTVWVNEYLHLSPFAPFGGHKQSGFGAEYGIDGLKEFTYPQVITVKKNAMA, from the coding sequence ATGGCAAAAGACTATACCAATCTGATCGATGGCGAATTGATCACCAACGGGCAGTGGATGGACGTCGTCAATCCCGCCAACGAGGAAGTGATCGGCCGCGTCCCGGCTTGCGGCAAGGACGAGCTCGATCGCGCCGTTGCAGCCGCCCGCCGCGCCTTCAAGACCTGGTCCAAGACCAGCCCGGAAGAGCGCCAGAAGGTCGCCCAGGGCATCGCCGCCGCGATCAAGGACAATGCCGACGAGCTGTTTCGCCTGCTCACCGCCGAACAGGGCAAGCCGCATGCGCAGGCCCAGGGCGAGATCTACGGCGCGGCCGGGCTCGCCGCGGCGCAGTCCACTCTCCGTCTGGAAGAGGTCATCAACCAGGACGATGACGAGCGCCTCAGCCGCACCCGCCGCGTGCCGGTGGGCGTGGTCGGCGGGATCGTGCCGTGGAACTTCCCGGTCATGATGGCGATCCAGAAGATCGTCCCGGCGCTGATCTCGGGCTGCACCATCGTGCTCAAGCCGTCCCCCTTCACCCCGCTGACGACGCTGCGGATCGCCGAACTGATCAAGGGCGTTGTGCCTGCCGGCACTGTCAACATCATCACCGGCGAGGACAGTCTCGGCCCGCTGATCACCCAGCACCCCGATATCGACAAGATCACCTTCACCGGCTCGACCGCTACGGGCAAGAAGATCATGGAAGGCGCCAGTGCCGACCTGAAGCGCATCACCCTCGAACTCGGCGGCAACGACGCCTCGATCGTGCTGCCCGATGCCGATGTGCAGAAGGTCGCCGAACAGCTGTTCTGGTCCAGCTTCACCAATGCCGGGCAGATCTGCGTCGCGGCGAAGCGCATCTATATCCACGAGGATATCTATGACGAGCTGAGCGCAGCGATTGCCGAATATGCCAAGACCGTGAAGGTCGGCGACGGTTCCGAACAGGGCACCGGCGTAGGGCCGATCCAGAACAAGAAGCAGTACGACCGCGTGCTGGAGTTGATCCAGGATGCCAAGGACAACGGCTACAAGTTCCTGGTCGGCGGTGAAGTCGATCCCTCGGGCTCGGGCTATTACGTGCCGATCACCATTCTCGACAATCCGCCGGAAGACGCGCGGATCGTGGCCGAGGAGCAGTTCGGTCCGGTCATGCCGCTGATGAAGTTCTCGACCGAGGAAGAGGTCATCGCCCGCGCCAACAATTCCGAATACGGCCTCGCCGGCGCGGTCTGGACCGGCAACCCGGACAAGGGCGTCGAGATCGCCGAGCAGCTCGAAACCGGCACGGTCTGGGTCAACGAGTATCTCCACCTCTCGCCCTTCGCGCCGTTTGGCGGGCACAAGCAGTCGGGCTTCGGGGCCGAGTACGGAATCGACGGTCTGAAGGAATTTACATATCCGCAGGTGATAACCGTCAAAAAGAACGCTATGGCATAA